The Polyangiaceae bacterium genome includes a region encoding these proteins:
- a CDS encoding EamA family transporter, which produces MPWIHAVITLVCWGFWAFLPKLAVKHLPDAFSALFYQQLGSVVCLLGYGATRGSLAPSFQPKGVLFAALAGIAATTGMAFYYRAAARLPVSVVSVTTALYPLVSVALALLVLGERLTPRQWLGAALALVAVALLAPAS; this is translated from the coding sequence ATGCCGTGGATCCACGCCGTCATCACCCTCGTCTGCTGGGGCTTCTGGGCGTTTCTGCCCAAGCTCGCGGTGAAGCACCTGCCGGACGCGTTCAGCGCGCTCTTCTATCAACAGCTCGGTTCGGTGGTGTGTCTCTTGGGTTACGGCGCCACCCGCGGCTCGCTCGCGCCGAGCTTCCAACCGAAGGGCGTGCTGTTCGCGGCCCTCGCGGGCATCGCCGCGACGACGGGCATGGCGTTCTACTACCGCGCCGCGGCGCGCCTGCCCGTCAGCGTGGTGTCGGTCACCACCGCGCTCTACCCGCTCGTGTCCGTCGCGCTCGCGTTGCTCGTGCTCGGCGAGCGGCTGACGCCCCGGCAGTGGCTGGGCGCGGCGCTGGCGCTGGTGGCGGTCGCGCTGCTCGCTCCTGCGAGCTAG
- a CDS encoding GtrA family protein, with amino-acid sequence MVNPTFINGLWVVARSATIGLLATATDLVALGVLVSGFGLSPRVASVPALALGIAVQFVGNKWFAFGDRSRDWLRQGAQFLGVESLGFVANIVLFDLAVTLTKLPYLPLRLLTTNLVYFAFCLPLWSLIFRTRTQESS; translated from the coding sequence GTGGTCAATCCGACATTCATCAACGGCCTCTGGGTGGTGGCGCGCAGCGCGACCATCGGCCTCCTCGCGACGGCGACGGATCTGGTCGCGCTCGGCGTGCTCGTCAGCGGCTTCGGCCTCTCGCCGCGCGTCGCCAGCGTGCCCGCGCTGGCGCTCGGCATCGCGGTTCAATTCGTGGGCAACAAGTGGTTCGCGTTCGGGGATCGCTCGCGCGACTGGCTGCGCCAGGGTGCGCAGTTCCTGGGCGTGGAGTCGCTCGGCTTCGTCGCGAACATCGTGCTCTTCGATCTCGCGGTCACGCTGACCAAGCTGCCCTACCTGCCGCTGCGCCTGCTCACCACCAACCTCGTCTACTTCGCCTTCTGCCTGCCGCTCTGGTCGTTGATCTTCCGGACCCGAACCCAGGAGTCGTCATGA
- a CDS encoding glycosyltransferase: MNTVAFALTGLCTAWTLLGTLSVIRATRGQRLPESLASRIEDPFSTSRFDGLAAEERAGRARALPPVSVLKPLCGKDAGLSANLESFFLQDHPNLELVFGVQSPNDPAIEVVRELAARYPASNVKLVVHTGGTAINPKVDNLLGMLPHASHDLLLISDSNVRAPAHYVSEMVETLLADPKNGLVTNLFAGTGEDGLGSALENVQLNGFCAAGTALPTLLGDALIIGKSMLFSRRMFDELGGFRRVADVLAEDYVMGKLFQHGGYRVRIAPTVLDNVTRGMSVRGFVQRQQRWAMLRSRLRPAAQLVEPLTSPLAVLPLAIWLLGPAAAVTWALTLLALRDVGGWVALRGYKHAWLPALLSPLRELFMLFVWFRAPLKRHVVWRGHRVRLGAGTLVFVPAEARAR; this comes from the coding sequence ATGAACACCGTTGCCTTCGCGCTGACCGGTCTCTGCACCGCGTGGACGCTGCTCGGGACGCTCTCGGTGATCCGCGCGACCCGTGGGCAGCGCCTCCCCGAGAGCCTCGCCAGCCGGATCGAGGATCCGTTCTCCACCAGTCGTTTCGACGGGCTGGCAGCCGAGGAGCGCGCCGGACGCGCTCGCGCGCTGCCGCCCGTGAGCGTGCTCAAGCCGCTGTGCGGCAAAGACGCGGGCCTCTCCGCCAACCTGGAGAGTTTCTTCCTGCAAGATCACCCGAACCTCGAGCTGGTGTTCGGCGTGCAGAGCCCGAACGACCCGGCCATCGAGGTGGTGCGCGAGCTCGCGGCCCGCTACCCCGCGTCGAACGTGAAGCTGGTGGTTCACACGGGTGGGACCGCCATCAACCCCAAGGTGGACAACCTGCTCGGCATGTTGCCCCACGCCTCTCACGACCTGCTCCTGATCAGCGACAGCAACGTGCGCGCGCCGGCGCACTACGTCTCCGAGATGGTCGAGACCCTGCTGGCCGACCCGAAGAACGGCCTGGTCACCAACCTGTTCGCCGGCACCGGCGAGGACGGCCTGGGCTCGGCCTTGGAGAACGTGCAGCTGAACGGCTTCTGCGCCGCCGGCACCGCGCTGCCGACCTTGCTCGGCGACGCGCTGATCATCGGCAAGAGCATGCTGTTCTCGCGTCGCATGTTCGATGAGCTCGGCGGCTTCCGCCGGGTCGCGGACGTGCTCGCCGAGGACTACGTGATGGGCAAGCTGTTCCAGCACGGCGGCTACCGCGTGCGCATCGCGCCGACGGTGCTGGACAACGTGACCCGGGGCATGAGCGTGCGCGGCTTCGTGCAGCGCCAGCAGCGCTGGGCCATGCTGCGCTCGCGCCTGCGCCCGGCGGCGCAGCTGGTCGAGCCGCTGACCAGCCCGCTGGCGGTCCTGCCGCTGGCCATCTGGCTCTTGGGACCCGCCGCGGCCGTCACCTGGGCGCTGACCCTGCTCGCGCTGCGCGACGTCGGCGGCTGGGTCGCCTTGCGCGGCTACAAGCACGCCTGGCTGCCGGCGCTGCTCTCGCCGCTGCGCGAGCTGTTCATGCTGTTCGTGTGGTTCCGCGCGCCGCTCAAGCGTCACGTAGTCTGGCGCGGCCACCGGGTGCGCCTGGGCGCCGGCACGCTGGTGTTCGTGCCGGCGGAGGCCCGCGCGCGCTGA
- a CDS encoding TerB family tellurite resistance protein, whose amino-acid sequence MKIETGTITRLRDALLASGRRPTMVLSPAYETLTREGLLSQEETMALSRIDPLAETMFLMMSADGKIEEAERDVVRGAIRGLSDNLLRSGTINVMIENYQKRLAEQGRDARLQEIAEEIAEEPSEAEGAFALAAAVALADEEIADEENALINQLAEWFGISEERAGQILDQLEDDAAS is encoded by the coding sequence ATGAAGATCGAGACCGGCACCATCACGCGCCTTCGAGATGCCCTGCTCGCGAGCGGCCGTCGGCCCACCATGGTGCTGTCTCCCGCCTACGAGACGCTGACGCGCGAGGGTCTGCTCAGCCAAGAGGAGACGATGGCGCTGTCGCGCATCGATCCCCTGGCGGAGACCATGTTCCTGATGATGAGCGCGGACGGCAAGATCGAGGAGGCCGAGCGCGACGTGGTGCGCGGTGCCATCCGCGGGCTGAGCGACAACTTGCTCCGCAGCGGCACCATCAACGTGATGATCGAGAACTACCAGAAGCGCCTGGCGGAGCAGGGCCGCGACGCTCGCCTTCAGGAGATCGCCGAGGAGATCGCCGAGGAGCCCAGCGAGGCCGAGGGCGCCTTCGCGCTGGCCGCGGCGGTTGCGCTGGCGGACGAGGAGATCGCCGACGAGGAGAACGCGCTGATCAACCAGCTCGCTGAGTGGTTCGGCATCTCCGAGGAACGCGCCGGACAGATCCTCGACCAGCTCGAGGACGACGCCGCGAGCTGA
- a CDS encoding SUMF1/EgtB/PvdO family nonheme iron enzyme, whose amino-acid sequence MKRALVALLFVAGCGSGGHDSPVPSASASPKPVAAPAPAPPAAPSCAPGCNSLERCEAGRCLPACGEGEVYVPATGPGGFEMGRGPRGAQDQKHVVVLSRPFCMDATEVTVAAYKRCVAAGTCTIPQLNDQNSNYREEFHRDDHPINMVNFGQAKHYCESQGKALPTEAQFEWAAGHGDGRKYPWGEAEPSCELADFTPGGSPKTDPAGDVGCHGGGTSKVKAHPAGRTSWPNGDIFDLGGNLWEWTNDCYLPYPSEKVVDPSPQTHPNIPGDCYVRALRGGGWNRSKEALKVAWRAGSKKTYRVPGLGFRCVRNAS is encoded by the coding sequence GTGAAGCGCGCGCTGGTCGCGCTGCTCTTCGTCGCCGGGTGCGGGTCTGGCGGACACGACTCGCCGGTGCCGTCGGCGAGCGCCTCGCCCAAGCCGGTCGCCGCGCCGGCGCCGGCTCCGCCGGCCGCGCCGAGCTGCGCCCCCGGCTGCAACTCCCTCGAGCGCTGCGAAGCGGGGCGCTGCCTGCCGGCCTGCGGCGAAGGCGAGGTCTACGTGCCGGCCACGGGCCCCGGCGGCTTCGAGATGGGCCGCGGACCGCGCGGCGCCCAGGACCAGAAGCACGTCGTGGTGCTGAGCAGGCCGTTCTGCATGGACGCCACGGAGGTGACCGTCGCCGCGTACAAGCGCTGCGTCGCCGCGGGCACCTGCACCATCCCTCAGCTCAACGACCAGAACAGCAACTACCGCGAGGAGTTCCACCGCGACGATCACCCGATCAACATGGTGAACTTCGGCCAGGCCAAGCACTACTGCGAGAGCCAGGGCAAGGCGCTGCCCACCGAGGCGCAGTTCGAGTGGGCCGCGGGCCACGGCGACGGCCGCAAGTACCCTTGGGGTGAGGCCGAGCCGAGCTGTGAGCTCGCCGACTTCACTCCGGGTGGCTCGCCCAAGACGGATCCGGCGGGCGACGTCGGCTGCCACGGCGGCGGCACCAGCAAGGTGAAGGCGCATCCCGCCGGCAGGACCAGCTGGCCGAACGGCGACATCTTCGATCTGGGCGGCAACCTCTGGGAGTGGACCAACGACTGCTACCTGCCCTACCCCAGCGAGAAGGTCGTGGACCCGAGCCCGCAGACGCACCCGAACATCCCCGGTGACTGCTACGTGCGCGCGCTCCGCGGCGGCGGCTGGAACCGCAGCAAAGAAGCGCTGAAGGTGGCCTGGCGCGCGGGCTCGAAGAAGACCTATCGCGTGCCGGGGCTCGGCTTCCGCTGCGTCAGGAACGCTTCCTGA
- a CDS encoding CapA family protein, which yields MRVTFGALAALLGGLVGCAERAEKPAGADAQISIPEPSAAPAAEPLPEAAPAKSDRLVVLVGGDVNLGRGAGQAILKDPKYDPFHAIAPLLASADLRMVNLESQLSEQNGQTQHPVNHLVFTGPPGGADVLARAGIQLVSLANNHAWDYGKSAFLQTLDNLERAGVRYAGASREPSRMYEPTVLSAKGWSVAVFGVTDIWNQGPIQEHEGRNHIAWAAFKLLKEPLEKARKEHDLVLLHYHGGGEYQDVPMQWTRTFVAQVMGAGVDAFFGHHPHVPHGVAWHGDKPAFYSLGNLVFAMHSDYPWTGTSFMARVTFHADGRLEAEACPYHILGHVPMPFEGKTQPARERTFTHHLQQVSAATGGTNVGAPGELSCLPLSPRPKKERK from the coding sequence ATGCGCGTCACCTTCGGAGCGCTCGCCGCGTTGCTCGGCGGGCTCGTCGGCTGCGCGGAGCGCGCGGAGAAACCCGCGGGCGCCGACGCGCAGATCTCCATCCCCGAGCCGAGCGCGGCGCCGGCCGCCGAGCCCCTGCCCGAGGCGGCCCCGGCGAAGAGCGACCGCCTGGTGGTGCTGGTGGGCGGCGACGTGAACCTGGGCCGGGGGGCGGGGCAGGCCATCCTGAAGGATCCGAAATACGATCCCTTCCACGCCATCGCGCCGCTCCTCGCGAGCGCGGATCTGCGCATGGTCAACCTGGAGTCCCAGCTCAGCGAACAGAACGGGCAGACCCAGCACCCGGTGAACCACCTGGTGTTCACCGGGCCGCCGGGAGGCGCCGACGTGCTGGCGCGCGCCGGCATCCAGCTGGTCTCGCTCGCGAACAACCACGCCTGGGACTACGGCAAGAGCGCCTTCTTGCAGACCCTCGACAACCTGGAGCGCGCGGGCGTGCGCTACGCCGGCGCCAGCCGCGAGCCCTCGCGCATGTACGAGCCCACGGTGCTCAGCGCCAAGGGCTGGAGCGTGGCCGTGTTCGGCGTCACCGACATCTGGAACCAAGGGCCCATCCAGGAGCACGAGGGGCGAAACCACATCGCCTGGGCGGCCTTCAAGCTCCTGAAGGAGCCGCTCGAGAAGGCCCGGAAGGAGCACGACCTGGTGCTTCTGCACTACCACGGCGGCGGCGAGTACCAGGACGTGCCGATGCAGTGGACGCGAACCTTCGTCGCGCAGGTGATGGGGGCCGGCGTCGACGCGTTCTTCGGTCACCATCCCCACGTGCCCCACGGCGTGGCGTGGCACGGAGACAAGCCCGCGTTCTACAGCCTCGGCAACTTGGTCTTCGCCATGCACAGCGACTACCCTTGGACCGGAACCAGCTTCATGGCCCGCGTCACGTTCCACGCCGACGGCCGCCTCGAAGCCGAGGCCTGCCCGTATCACATCCTCGGCCACGTCCCGATGCCGTTCGAGGGCAAGACGCAGCCGGCGCGAGAGCGGACCTTCACCCACCACCTGCAGCAGGTCTCGGCGGCCACCGGCGGCACCAACGTGGGCGCGCCGGGCGAGCTCTCCTGTCTGCCGCTCAGCCCGCGGCCCAAGAAGGAGCGCAAGTGA